A single window of bacterium DNA harbors:
- a CDS encoding Gfo/Idh/MocA family oxidoreductase, which produces MSASMEKRLVIVGLGRVGLGYIEALSQFPEVRLEAVISSDTGRARKRLGEGVRVFASVTEMLAAHCVPHIAIIASPPSTHLDVARPLLMANIDVLVEPPIATTPADADLIAALAERLGRVACTASRFRTHAALNEVERRISAARIGRLCQIEVTLSSKRDASASWYGNPELSGGGAWMEHGSDAIDIAERLAGPIHSIRMLRATHVQGAEVEDEAIVETEHEHGLCTRIDVSWNEQLAGPVVRCIGDKGEIVLGNAQASLRSIDGYEEAFGPGYLESEGTEEVLSYFMRSRMSPELQNDHGAQSFAWLHAAYRSLASKRWEIA; this is translated from the coding sequence ATGTCGGCATCGATGGAGAAGCGGTTGGTCATCGTGGGATTGGGTCGAGTCGGACTCGGCTATATTGAAGCGCTAAGCCAGTTTCCCGAAGTGCGACTCGAGGCCGTCATCTCGAGTGACACCGGTCGTGCGCGCAAGCGCCTGGGAGAGGGTGTCCGAGTTTTTGCGAGCGTTACGGAGATGCTCGCTGCCCACTGCGTTCCTCACATTGCCATCATTGCCTCTCCGCCGTCGACGCATCTCGATGTAGCGCGCCCACTACTCATGGCCAATATCGATGTTCTTGTTGAGCCCCCGATCGCGACGACTCCGGCAGACGCGGACCTGATCGCCGCTCTGGCCGAACGCCTGGGTCGTGTCGCGTGCACCGCTTCTCGTTTTCGCACACACGCCGCGCTCAATGAAGTCGAGCGACGCATCAGTGCAGCGCGCATCGGCCGGCTTTGCCAGATCGAGGTCACGCTCTCGAGCAAGCGCGATGCCTCGGCGAGCTGGTACGGCAACCCAGAACTTTCCGGTGGCGGTGCCTGGATGGAGCACGGCTCGGATGCGATCGATATCGCCGAACGCCTCGCCGGTCCGATCCACAGCATCCGCATGCTCCGGGCAACCCACGTTCAGGGTGCGGAAGTCGAAGACGAGGCAATCGTGGAGACGGAACACGAACACGGACTCTGTACGCGCATCGACGTGTCGTGGAACGAACAACTCGCGGGTCCCGTCGTGCGTTGCATCGGCGACAAGGGAGAGATCGTGCTCGGAAACGCCCAGGCTTCGCTGCGCTCCATCGACGGTTACGAAGAGGCCTTTGGTCCCGGATACCTCGAAAGCGAAGGCACCGAAGAGGTGCTGAGCTATTTCATGCGCAGCCGGATGTCGCCTGAGCTCCAGAACGATCACGGCGCACAGAGCTTCGCCTGGCTACATGCGGCCTACCGAAGCTTGGCCTCCAAGCGCTGGGAGATTGCCTGA
- the ispG gene encoding (E)-4-hydroxy-3-methylbut-2-enyl-diphosphate synthase: MTPGESRNPTREVRAGRVRIGGGAAISVQSMCATRTQDVEATVRQIETLHRAGAALVRVAVDSKSDAEALAEIRKRTEAGLVVDLQEHYKLAERVAPQVDKLRYNPGHLHHHERHRPIADKVAWIANVAGSHDCALRVGVNCGSVAPEYDERFPGDSIGAMVACAVDHCEMLDALGFTNFVVSLKDSDPAKVVEANRRFSAQRADVPLHLGVTEAGMLPDGENKTRIAFEQLIPKGIGDTIRVSLTLPNERKQEEVEVGLRILDDIHAGRFRSVPDLSGLNIISCPSCSRVENEKFIELAAKVKESTQYAKGQDVTIAIMGCRVNGPGETDSADLGLWCGPNYVNLKRGTEKLGAFGYDEVLPRLLEELNQVITRLKQ; encoded by the coding sequence GTGACCCCTGGAGAATCCCGAAACCCGACCCGAGAAGTACGCGCCGGAAGAGTCCGGATAGGCGGCGGAGCGGCCATTTCGGTCCAGAGCATGTGCGCCACGCGCACTCAGGACGTGGAAGCGACCGTTCGGCAGATCGAGACTTTGCACCGCGCGGGAGCCGCTCTGGTGCGCGTTGCGGTCGACAGCAAGAGCGACGCTGAAGCCCTGGCCGAGATCCGCAAACGCACGGAAGCCGGCCTGGTGGTAGATCTTCAGGAACACTACAAACTCGCGGAACGGGTCGCACCCCAGGTCGATAAACTGCGCTACAACCCCGGCCATCTGCACCACCACGAACGGCATCGGCCGATCGCCGACAAGGTGGCCTGGATTGCGAACGTCGCGGGCAGCCACGACTGCGCACTACGCGTGGGTGTGAACTGTGGGTCCGTTGCTCCGGAATACGATGAGCGCTTTCCAGGGGACTCGATCGGCGCCATGGTGGCGTGCGCCGTCGATCACTGTGAAATGCTCGACGCTCTTGGCTTCACGAATTTCGTGGTGTCGCTCAAGGACTCGGACCCCGCAAAGGTCGTCGAGGCGAACCGGCGTTTCAGTGCTCAACGCGCCGACGTACCACTGCACCTGGGCGTGACCGAAGCTGGAATGTTGCCGGACGGTGAGAACAAGACCCGCATCGCGTTCGAGCAGCTGATCCCGAAGGGGATTGGAGACACAATTCGCGTCTCGCTGACACTTCCCAACGAACGAAAGCAGGAGGAAGTGGAGGTGGGCTTACGCATCCTCGACGACATCCACGCAGGCCGTTTTCGTTCGGTTCCCGATCTCTCGGGACTCAACATCATCTCCTGTCCCTCGTGCTCGAGAGTCGAGAACGAGAAGTTCATCGAACTGGCGGCGAAGGTGAAGGAGTCGACACAGTACGCCAAAGGGCAGGACGTGACGATTGCCATCATGGGCTGTCGCGTAAATGGACCCGGCGAAACCGATAGCGCCGACCTGGGTCTGTGGTGCGGCCCGAACTACGTCAACCTGAAGCGCGGTACCGAAAAGCTGGGAGCCTTCGGCTACGACGAAGTTCTACCCAGGCTACTGGAAGAACTCAACCAGGTGATCACCCGGTTGAAGCAGTAG
- a CDS encoding flagellin FliC produces MGLRINTNIASLTAQKNLGRTQSALERSLDKLSSGLRITRAGDDAAGLAISESLRAQIRGLQQAERNANDGISVIQTAEGALNEIANILIRMRELAVQSSSSGAVSNTERSFLNNEFSSLQSEITRIANATQFGGRTLLDGTLSGTSNALTFQVGINNDSSVDRISLSVGNSTASGLAITSSNAAVSTATSAQSALATIDSALTSVSTVRGDLGAAQNRLQSTINNLQSSVENLSAANSRIRDVDVAAETAALTRNQVLQQAGIAVLAQANVSSQAALSLLQ; encoded by the coding sequence ATGGGTCTCCGGATCAATACAAATATCGCTTCGCTTACTGCGCAGAAGAACCTCGGACGAACACAAAGCGCACTAGAGCGATCACTTGACAAGCTCTCGTCGGGTCTGCGAATTACCCGTGCGGGAGACGATGCGGCCGGACTGGCCATATCGGAGTCTTTGCGTGCTCAGATTCGAGGTCTGCAGCAGGCAGAGCGCAACGCGAATGACGGTATCTCCGTTATTCAGACCGCTGAAGGCGCACTCAACGAGATCGCCAACATCCTGATCCGAATGAGAGAGCTCGCTGTGCAATCGTCGTCTTCGGGCGCGGTTTCCAATACGGAGCGCAGTTTCCTGAACAATGAGTTCAGCTCTCTACAGAGTGAGATCACTCGTATTGCCAATGCTACTCAGTTCGGCGGCCGAACTCTGCTCGATGGAACTCTGTCGGGTACGAGCAACGCTCTGACCTTCCAGGTTGGCATCAACAACGACTCGAGTGTCGATCGAATTTCTCTTTCGGTCGGTAATTCGACGGCGAGTGGTTTGGCGATTACGTCCAGCAATGCCGCAGTTTCTACGGCAACGTCGGCGCAATCGGCACTCGCCACGATCGACTCGGCCCTTACGTCCGTTTCGACCGTTCGCGGTGATCTGGGTGCGGCCCAGAACCGACTCCAGTCTACCATCAACAACTTGCAGTCTTCGGTAGAGAACCTGTCTGCTGCTAATTCTCGGATCCGAGACGTAGACGTCGCGGCCGAGACTGCAGCACTGACACGAAATCAGGTACTGCAGCAGGCCGGTATCGCCGTCCTGGCTCAGGCCAATGTTTCGTCGCAGGCGGCTCTCAGCCTCCTCCAGTAG
- a CDS encoding GNAT family N-acetyltransferase — translation MASQIRLDSYRREIVEFLDCHFDGTPGVVDEFPTLMGPGGRSFVLRGEADQVIAHAAWRPCTLRCGEKRVRAAAIGLVTTSGTERQRGHASHLVNHCVRNASTTSAEVVFLFAPPRSLYTQLGFVPAGRERVIRLEGGQLNDDKRVRQGEPERAEELLRLLRAHPVGVERSVNEFQRLLAVRDTHLWVLENEEQIEAYCVVGKGRDLQGVIHEWAGEPASVETLLCAVAARTQEQVWVLSPVAEPAPVQGPTTLGPVAQFRILKPESLGSDDPRVLFGHAEDPAQLPLYVWGLDSV, via the coding sequence ATGGCCTCCCAAATCCGTCTGGACTCTTATCGACGTGAAATTGTCGAGTTTCTCGACTGTCACTTCGACGGAACACCAGGAGTGGTGGACGAGTTCCCTACCCTGATGGGCCCGGGCGGGCGCAGCTTCGTATTGCGCGGCGAAGCAGACCAGGTGATCGCACATGCGGCCTGGCGCCCGTGCACGCTTCGTTGCGGTGAAAAGCGCGTGCGAGCGGCAGCGATCGGACTCGTAACCACCTCTGGGACAGAGCGACAACGCGGTCACGCTTCCCATCTGGTGAACCACTGCGTACGCAACGCGAGCACGACGAGTGCCGAAGTCGTCTTCCTGTTCGCACCGCCGCGCTCGCTCTATACCCAGTTGGGTTTCGTCCCAGCCGGTCGCGAGCGCGTGATTCGCCTCGAAGGCGGACAGTTGAACGACGACAAGCGCGTTCGGCAAGGCGAACCGGAACGGGCGGAAGAACTGCTGAGATTGCTTCGCGCACATCCGGTTGGAGTTGAGCGCAGCGTGAACGAATTCCAGCGGCTACTGGCCGTGCGCGATACGCACTTGTGGGTATTGGAAAACGAGGAACAGATCGAAGCCTATTGTGTAGTGGGCAAGGGCCGAGACCTACAGGGAGTCATCCACGAGTGGGCCGGTGAACCCGCCTCGGTGGAAACGCTCCTGTGCGCGGTTGCGGCGCGCACTCAGGAACAGGTCTGGGTACTCTCACCGGTCGCGGAACCCGCTCCGGTTCAGGGTCCCACGACTCTGGGGCCGGTGGCGCAGTTCCGGATCTTGAAACCCGAGAGCCTGGGAAGCGACGACCCGCGTGTATTGTTCGGACACGCCGAGGACCCGGCCCAGCTTCCTCTTTATGTATGGGGACTGGACTCGGTCTGA